A genomic window from Montipora capricornis isolate CH-2021 chromosome 8, ASM3666992v2, whole genome shotgun sequence includes:
- the LOC138060647 gene encoding uncharacterized protein: MYMLCCKLKIFYYLVLIAYHSCDVCFDWQNFRELNENNTFSGIFVSTNSDVVKIFFLVSCVTGTAFSIIMVFFAYICYIKYHWHCIRHASYRSARYSDGKFSIFSDRECDNKCNRKFITLELWVSVLELLLKDDFQSGILFWIYNSRLVTTTPNWHFIAVNACSVGAHLKLGICFMTKLCGCGAGEDPCKKNSCPKIFACVIGFIGSVVFLGLTVVSLVEAVKHLPF, encoded by the coding sequence ATGTATATGTTGTGCTGCAAGCTAAAGATTTTCTATTACCTCGTTTTGATCGCATATCATAGTTGCGACGTTTGTTtcgactggcaaaattttcgTGAACTAAACGAAAACAACACATTTTCTGGAATTTTTGTTTCGACAAACAGCGATGTTGTCAAGATCTTCTTTCTTGTCAGCTGTGTTACTGGCACTGCGTTCAGCATAATCATGGTCTTTTTTGCTTACATATGTTACATCAAGTACCACTGGCACTGCATTCGCCATGCAAGCTACCGATCCGCAAGGTATTCAGATGGCAAATTTTCGATTTTCAGCGACCGTGAATGTGACAATAAATGCAACCGCAAATTCATCACGCTTGAATTATGGGTGTCGGTTCTGGAACTCCTCCTCAAAGATGACTTTCAAAGCGGCATATTATTTTGGATTTACAACTCGCGCCTTGTTACTACCACACCCAACTGGCACTTCATTGCCGTTAACGCCTGCAGCGTCGGAGCACACTTAAAGCTTGGCATATGTTTCATGACAAAATTGTGTGGATGTGGTGCAGGCGAGGACCCTTGTAAGAAGAATTCGTGTCCCAAGATCTTTGCCTGTGTGATTGGATTCATAGGCTCAGTAGTTTTCTTAGGCTTAACCGTCGTGTCCCTGGTGGAGGCTGTAAAGCATTTGCCTTTTTGA
- the LOC138060648 gene encoding uncharacterized protein translates to MYMLCCKLKIFYYLVLIAYHSCDVCFDWQNFRELNENNTFSGIFVSTNSDFVKIFFFVSCVTGTAFKIIMVFFAYICYIKYHWYCIRHASYRSARYSDGKFSIFSDRECDKKCNRKFVTLELWVSVLELLLKDDFQSGILFWIYNSHLVTTTPNWHFIAVNACSVGAHLKLGICFMTKLCGWGAGEDCNCEEDSCPKNFACGIGFIGSIVFLGLTVVSLADAVKHLSF, encoded by the coding sequence ATGTATATGTTGTGCTGCAAGCTGAAGATTTTCTATTACCTCGTTTTGATCGCATATCATAGTTGCGACGTTTGTTtcgactggcaaaattttcgTGAACTAAACGAAAACAACACATTTTCTGGAATTTTTGTTTCGACAAACAGCGATTTTGTCAAGATCTTCTTTTTTGTCAGCTGTGTTACTGGCACTGCGTTCAAAATAATCATGGTCTTTTTTGCGTACATATGTTACATCAAGTACCACTGGTACTGCATTCGCCATGCAAGCTACCGATCCGCAAGGTATTCAGATGGCAAATTTTCGATTTTCAGCGACCGTGAATGTGACAAGAAATGCAACCGCAAATTCGTCACGCTTGAATTATGGGTGTCGGTTCTGGAACTCCTCCTTAAAGATGACTTTCAAAGCGGCATATTATTTTGGATTTACAACTCGCACCTTGTTACTACCACACCCAACTGGCACTTCATTGCCGTTAACGCCTGCAGCGTCGGAGCACACTTAAAGCTTGGCATATGTTTCATGACAAAATTGTGTGGATGGGGTGCAGGCGAGGATTGTAATTGTGAGGAGGATTCGTGTCCCAAGAACTTTGCCTGTGGGATTGGATTCATAGGCTCAATAGTTTTCTTAGGCTTAACCGTCGTGTCCCTGGCGGATGCTGTAAAGCATTTGTCTTTTTGA